In one window of Bizionia sp. M204 DNA:
- a CDS encoding LLM class flavin-dependent oxidoreductase, with protein MKTKQTAYSILDLALVSKNHTLKQTYNNALELAQNAETFGYTRYWLAEHHNAPNIGSSATAVLIGYVAQGTKTLRIGSGGIMLPNHSPLIIAEQFGTLGSLYPNRIDLGLGRAPGTDRETAQAIRSDFMQAAHSFPVELEKLEQYFSSENSKSKVRATVAEGVDVPLYILGSSTDSAHLAAKKGLPYAFASHFATTHLWDAIEIYRKEFQPSKTLQKPYVMAGVNIIVADTDEEAQRLSTSLIRMILGIFTGKRDFVPPPTDMTAEYEEILQHPQIHQMLKYSFIGSKATVKAQVKEFMEKTQADELIAVTNIYDGKDRIRSYELFAEIMKELNE; from the coding sequence ATGAAAACAAAACAAACAGCATATTCAATTTTAGACCTCGCATTAGTATCTAAAAATCATACACTCAAACAAACCTATAATAACGCCTTAGAACTAGCTCAAAACGCAGAAACCTTTGGCTATACACGCTATTGGTTAGCAGAACACCACAATGCGCCTAATATTGGAAGTAGTGCAACAGCTGTATTAATTGGTTACGTGGCTCAAGGAACCAAAACCCTTCGTATAGGTTCTGGAGGCATTATGCTACCCAATCATTCCCCATTAATTATCGCCGAACAATTTGGAACTTTAGGGTCTCTGTATCCAAACCGTATTGATTTAGGTTTAGGAAGAGCGCCAGGAACCGATAGGGAAACAGCACAAGCCATCCGTTCCGATTTTATGCAAGCAGCGCATTCATTTCCAGTTGAATTAGAGAAATTGGAACAATACTTTTCTTCTGAAAATTCAAAATCTAAAGTTCGCGCTACAGTCGCCGAAGGTGTAGATGTACCACTTTATATTTTAGGTTCTAGTACAGATAGCGCTCATTTAGCAGCCAAAAAAGGTTTGCCTTATGCATTTGCTAGTCATTTTGCAACAACCCATTTGTGGGATGCCATTGAAATTTACAGAAAGGAGTTTCAACCATCCAAAACATTACAAAAACCATATGTTATGGCAGGTGTTAATATTATTGTAGCCGATACAGATGAAGAAGCACAGCGCCTTTCAACTTCATTAATCCGTATGATTTTGGGTATATTTACAGGGAAACGCGATTTTGTGCCGCCACCAACAGACATGACTGCTGAATATGAAGAGATATTACAGCATCCGCAAATCCATCAAATGTTGAAATATTCTTTTATTGGGAGTAAAGCGACTGTCAAAGCGCAAGTGAAAGAATTTATGGAAAAAACCCAAGCAGACGAACTGATAGCTGTGACCAATATTTATGATGGGAAAGACAGAATCCGCTCATATGAGTTGTTTGCGGAAATTATGAAGGAATTAAACGAATAA